In Ralstonia pseudosolanacearum, the DNA window TCAGGCGGGCTATTTCGAAACCACGCACCACCAGCAGTTGATGAAAGACATCAAGGGAGTCATCGTCGAAGGGCGGCTGATCGCGGTGTGCGGCGTCGTTGGTTGCGGCAAAACCATGATGCTGCGCCGGCTTCAGCAAGCGTTCGAAGACGAGAAGCGCGTCACTGTGTCGAAGTCGCTGGCAATCGAGAAGCATCGCATCAAGCTCGCGACGTTCATCGCTGCACTGTTCTATGATCTGTCGACCGAAAAGCAGGTCCGCATTCCCACGCAGGGTGAGAAACGGGAGCGCGACCTGCGCGAGCTGGTCAGGAAGAACAAGCGTTCCGTCGCGCTGTTTGTCGACGAGGCCCATGACCTGAACGGCCACACCCTCACGGGACTGAAACGCCTGATGGAATTGGTCGAGGATGGCGGCGGCCGCCTGTCGGTGATCCTCGCTGGCCATCCCAAGCTGCGCAATGATCTGCGGCGCGCGACGATGGAGGAAATCGGCTATCGCACCGACATCTTCTCGCTCGACGGCATCGTCGGCAGTCAACGCGAATACATTTGCTGGTTACTCGGCGCATGTGCTGAAGACGGCGCTGACATCGAGTCGATTCTGACCGAGGAAGCAGTCGACCTGCTTGCGACGAAGCTGCGCACGCCGTTGCAAATCCAGCTGCATCTCGCGCTCGCGTTCGATGCGGGCTACCTGACCGGCGAAAAGCCCGTTTCTGCCGAACTGGTGGAGTCGGTCCTGTCCCGCCAGCTCGATGAGCTGGAGCCGACGCTGACGCGTCATGGCTATCGTGTCAAGGATCTCGTCGAACAGTTCGACGCCAAGCCGGCCGAGATCAGAGCGCTGTTCACCAACTCGTTGGACCCGGTGCGGGCTGCGACCTTGCGCGACAAGATGTTGGCAGCCGGCTTACCGATCTGACTATGGGCTCAATGCAACCCGCGCATCCGGATTCGCCAAAGTAGCCCGCGCTGCAGGCAGCGGTGCGCCGAAATCACCCATTCATTCTCGACCGACTAGGTACTGGAGGAGCCCGTGATTCAGTTTCTTGCCGATCAACTCGACCAGCTAGACCTGGCACTCGACCAACTCGCGCTGAAGGACCGGAATTTCGACCGCTTTGCGCTGATGCTGATCGATAACGTGGTCGAACTGACGTTGCACCAGCACGCTCAAGACATCCGCCTCGATGTGGAACTCTATCGACCAGACGACGGTCCCCGCTACGATCCCAAGGTCGTGGCCGCCGCGTTCGGCTCGTACTTCGACGCCAAGGTGAAACTCGCCCGTACTACAGGGCTCGTGACCGGCGAGTTGGCCGATACCCTTCAATACCTGCATGGGTTTCGCAATACGGCCTATCATCGCGGCGCCCGCCACGAGGGCATCTTGCGCGCGCTCGCGCTGTTCTATGCACGCAGCGCCTGCCAAGTGCTGAGTCAATTCGAACCCTCGTATTTCATGAGCATCAGCATGGATCACATGCCGCACCGCGTCGTGAAGTACCTCGGCGCCATGCAGTCCATGTTGCCGCGCGACGCATTCAAACAGGCGTGGCAGCGCCTAGACGCCGTTGCCGCGCATCAGGGTGACACCCTGATAGCGGACCTCCGTGCCGATATGGAGAAGACGGTAGAGGGCGCCGACGAGCAGATCACGTTTCTGGCCGTCAACACTACAGCCGCCGGGATCGCACGCGATGAGGTGATCCTTGACTGCCAGGTGTGGCCGTTCGCGTATTCGGAGCAAGGGCAGGACTTTGCCGCGACGAACGGCGGGCCGGACCCGTCGACGCCGGGGTATGTCGCCTGGATCGAGCAGCACTACAGTTGGCCGCACCGCGCGGACCCGATTCCATCCTGGCGCAACCGCGCGGCTTTACTCGCCGCGGAAAGGAACCCCCACGTGGCGCTGAAGAAGTACTGCGAGTTCATGAACCAGACAGAAGCACTGCGCACGGCGATCGATACGACGGCCAGCCAACTAGACGCGCATATCGAGAATGCGGTTGACTCCATGCGCGAAGAGCGGCACCTCGATCTGTAAGCGCCCCGCAGCGGCGTCAGTTTTCTCGCGAGATGAGTTCCAGGCGGCAAGCGCGCTTTCGCCAGTTGCAGATAATGTGAGCACGTGGCGATGGAATGCAAGCACGGTCGGCTGAATGCAAGCACAGTTGCAGATAATCCGAGCCTGCGCGTGCCGTCAGTTGCAATTATTTCGAGCAGGAAGCCGCGTCGATTGCAAGCACGGCCGTTTTCAAACGCAAGTCGTTACAGGTAGCGTGAGGTCGAGTCTGTAGTGATGTCGGTCGTGGTCTCTTGCAGGAGACAGGTGTAGTAGCACGTGCAGTTGTGTGCCGACGGCCGCCAATGCATACGTGCGGGTTGAAACCATGGGTTGGTGCCTACCACGCGGCAAAGTAGAAACGAAAAAGGCAGGCTACGACCGTGCAACACGGCGTACGCCTGCCTTCCTGGGTGCTGTCAGACGAAACTTACGCGGCTCGGATGGCCTTCGCCACGAGCTCGCCGAAAGCCTTGCAGCCGCAGTTGCCGCCCAGATCCGGGGTACGCGTGGCCGGGTTCTCCAGAACCGAGTCCACGGCAGCTTCCATGGCCTGGGCAGCCGCAAGGTAAGCCGGGTTGTGGTGGTGCTCGCCCATCCACTGGATCAGCATGGCGACCGAGAGAATCATCGACACCGGGTTGGCCTTGTCCTGACCGGCGATGTCGGGTGCCGAGCCGTGCTGGGCCTGAGCGCAGCAGTGCGTGTCGCTGGCCATCATCGAGCCGGCAAGGCCCAGGCTGCCCGACAGTTCGCTGGCGAGATCGCTGATGATGTCGCCATAGAAGTTGGTGGCGACCAGCACGTCGAAACGCTCGGGCGCGCGCACCAGGTGGGCGGTCGAAGCATCGACGAGCAGATCGTCGAGGCGCACTTCCGGGAAGTCCTTGGCGACGTCGTGCACGCACTCGAGGAACAGGCCATCGGTCATGTGGAAGCTGTTCGCCTTGTGGATGGCGGTCACTTTCTTCTTGCGCTTCATCGCCAGCTCGAACGCGCGGCGGGCGATGCGCTCGCTGCAATGGCGGGTGATCTTGCGCAGCGAGATGGCCATATCGGGGCTGGGCATCAGTTCCGCCCAGCCTTGGGTCATGTTGCGATCGGGGTAGAAGCCTTCCGTTGCCTCGCGCATGATCACCAGATCCATCGTCCGGCCTTCGCGCATGTTCGAGGTCAGGAACGGGCGGGTGCGCGCGGGACGTACGTTCGCGTACAGGTCCAGGCCGATGCGGAAGCCGGCGGACACGTTGCGCCCGCCCTTGTCCGGGGCGGGATAGTCTGCGTGCGACTGCGTGCCGAGAATGATGCCGTCGTAGGTCTTGGCCTTCGCCAGCACCTCGTCGCGCAGCGTGGTGCCGTACTTCTCCAGGCTGGTGAAGCCGACGTCGTCATAGTCGAACGCCAGGTTCAGCTTGAACACGCTGTCGGCCGACTTCAGCACCTCCATGGCGGCACCGACGATCTCCGGGCCAATGCCGTCACACGGCAGAACAAGCATTCTCATTACGCAATCTCCGAAATACGCCAATGTCGGCACTCACTGCCGCGATGGTTTCAGTGTAGCGACAAATCGTACTATGTCAATGCAAAATACAATTCATGCGATTCGGGTTTCCGCTTGATTGCATTTTCCGTCAAACACATGCAAAGATTCCGTCATGGAACACACCTGCGCCCCACCTGAAGCGTCGATCAGCGTGTCAGACGTCACTTATCGCTACGTCGATCTGCCCGCCATGTTCGGCAGCGCGCTCACGCGGTTGCCGGTCGTGCTGCGGCTGTTGCTGGAGAACGTCATCCGGAACACGCAAGGCGAAGAACGCCAGCGTGCGGTGAACGGCGTGCTGCGCTGGCTGGACACCGGCACCAGCGAGGAAGAGATCGCCTTCCAGCCGAACCGCGTGCTGATGCACGACACGACGAGCACACCCGCGCTGGTGGACATCGCCGCGATGCGCGACGCGCTGGCCGAGGCCGGCGCCGATCCGGCCGCGCTCAACCCGGTGTTGCCGGTGGATGTGTCAGTTGACCACTCGCTGGCGGTGGAGGCTTACGCGCAGCCCGACGCTGCCGCGTGCAACCTGCAGATCGAGATGCGTCGCAATGCCGAGCGCTACCGCTTCCTGCGCTGGGCGTCGAACACGCTGCGCGGCGTGCGCATCCACCCGCCGGGCACGGGGATCATGCACACCATCAACCTGGAGCAGCTGGCCACGGTGGCCACCGTGCAGACCATCGACGGGGCTCGGTGGCTGGTGCCCGATACCCTGATCGGCACCGACAGCCACACGCCGATGATCAACGGCATCGGCGTGCTGGGCTGGGGCGTGGGCGGGCTGGAAGCGCAGACGGTGATGTTCGGCATGCCGGTCATGCAGCGCATTCCGGATGTGATTGGCGTGCGCCTGGACGGTGCGCTGCCGGCCGGTTCGTCGGCCACCGATCTGGCCTTGACGGTGACCAAGGCGCTGCGCGACATCGGCGTGTCGGGCGAGTTTGTGGAGTTCTTCGGCACCGGTGTTGCCACGCTCACGGCCGGCGAGCGTTCCGTCATCGCCAACATGGCGCCCGAGTACGGCGCGACCACGGGCTTCTTCCCCGTGGATGCGCAGACGCTGGCGTACCTGCGCGCAACCGGCCGTACGGAACACGCCATCGCACAGGTGGAGGCGCTGCACCGCCGTGCCGGCCTGTGGTTCGACCCCGACAACACGCCGCGCTATACCCGCGTGATCGAGATCGACTTGCGCACCGTGCACCTGCACGTGGCGGGGCCGCATCGGCCGCAGGATCTGCTGCCCTATACGGAGACGGGGCGTGCGTTGTCCGCTGTCGCTGCGCGTGCGCAGCCTGGCAAGACGCTCCCCACGCATCCCGTCGCCATTGCCGCGATCACGAGCTGCACCAATACGTCGGACCCGGCACAGCTGGTCGCGGCCGGGCTGGTCGCGCGCCGCGCGCGTGAGCGTGGTTTGCGTGTGTCGGCGTGGGTGAAGACGTCGCTGGCGCCGGGCTCGCCTGCGGCTGCCGAGTATCTGAAACGCGCCGGTTTGATCGATGACCTGTCGGCGGTGGGTTTCGACATCGTCGGCTTTGGCTGTACCACGTGTATCGGCAACCCCGGCCCGCTCACGGCGCCGATCCAGCAGGCCATGGCGCATGGCGAGACGGCGCCGGTTGCCGTGCTCTCAGGCAATCGCAATTTCCCGGGGCGCGTGCACCCGGACCTGAGTCTCGGCTTCATCATGTCGCCGCCGCTGGTGATTGCGTTCGCGCTCGCGGGGGATGCCGCGCTCGATTTGAGCCGCCAGCCGCTGCAAACCGCCGCGGACGGCACGCCCGTCTACCTGCGCGATCTGTGGCCGACGCGCGAGGAGATCGACGCGCTGGTCCGGCTTGGCACATCGCCCACGGATTACCGCCGCGCGTTTGCCGTGGCCACCGCCAACCCGATGTGGGCCGCCATCGATGCGCCCACGACCGCACGCTACCCGTGGGATGCGCACTCCACCGCGCTGCGCCGGCCGCCCTTTGCATCGCTGGACGCCGGCGGCCAGCTCGGCGAGTTCGACGCCCACCCGCTGCTCGTGCTGGGCGATGACATCACGACCGATCACATCTCACCGGCCAGTGCGATCCCGACAGACAGCTTCGTCGCCGATTTCCTGGTCGCGCGCGGTGATGACCACAACGACCTGAACGTCTTCGCCTCGCGTCGCGGCAACTGGGAGGTCATGGTGCGCGCCGCGTTCTACAACAAGACGCTGGTGAACCTGCTGGCGCCCGATGCGCCCGTCGCCCATACGGTGCACGCACCGAGCGGCGAGGTCATGCCGATCCACGAGGCGGCGCGGCGCTATCACGACGAAGGCGCATCGGTCGTGTTGCTGGCGGGGGCGCGCTACGGCACCGGCTCGTCGCGTGACTGGGCGGCCAAGGGGCAGCGGCTGCTCGGTATCCGGGCGGTCATTGCGGTAAGCTTCGAGCGCATTCACCGTTCCAATTTGATTGGCATGGGCATCCTGCCGCTGCGGTTTCCGGCGGGCGTGCATCCGCAGGCGCTGGCGATCCAGCCGGGCGACACGGTTCATCTCTCGGCGCTGCCGGAGCGGATCGAACCGCGTTGCACTGTCCCGGTCCGCATCCAGCGCGCGGATGGTCGCGTGGAGACGTTCGAGGCCACCGCCGCCGTGGAGACGCAGCTTGAAACGGCGCTGCTCCGTCGCGGTGGCGTGATCCCCTCGATCCTGGGCGACACGCTAGCGGAGCCACATTCGAGGGCTTCGGTCTGACGCCTCGCAGATGCCCGTGCACCCTGTCCGACGCGCCATGAAGCACGACCGCCCCATCGCCACGCAAATCGTCGAGCTCATCCAGGCTGAAGGCCTGGAGGTCGGCGCGCACCTGCCGGCACAGATGATTGCCGACCGGCTGCGCGTGTCGCGCTCGCCTGTGAACGAGGCGCTGGCGCTGCTGCACGAGAAGGGGATCCTGCTGCGGGAGAAGAACCGGGGCTACTTTGTTGCCAAGCCGGTGACGGCGCCTGCATCGGTGGTCGCCACCGAACTGGGCCTGGGCGAAGACGACGTGGTGACCCGCGCGTATTTCCGGATCGCCGATGATCGCCTCAAGGGCCTGCTGCCCGACGCGTTTGCCGAGCAGACGATCCGCACCCGATACGGGCTGACCATCACGCAGCTCAACAGCGTGCTTGGCCGCATTGCGCAGGAGGGCTGGGCCGAGCGCAAGCCCGGCTATGGCTGGCAGTTCTCGACCATGCTGACCACGCCCGACAGCCTGCTGCAGTCGTACCGCCTGCGGCTCGCGCTGGAGCCGGCGGCATTGCTGGAGCCCGGTTACAGGCTGGACCCGCGTGTCATGGAACGCCTGCGCGCGGCGGAGAACCACCTGTTGGCGGGCGGCATCGAAACCGACACCGCCGACCAGCTCCACGACCGCGGCGTGCGTTTCCACGAGTCGCTGGTGGAGGCGTCGGGCAATGCGTTCTTCATCGACACCATCCGCCGTGTCAATCGTGTACGGCGCCTGCTGTCGTACCGCTCAATGCAGCACCGCGAGCGCTACCCCGAGCACGCCAAACAGCATTTACACATCCTCGACCTGCTTGAACGCGAGCGCAACGAAGCGGCCTCGGACATGATGCGCGCGCACCTGCGTCACACGCTCGACGCCATCTCCAAGATCTCGAACATCCTCGCCCCTTAGCCAACGCTACGTAGTGATCCGATGTTCGCCATCGATTCGCTTGACGCGGTTGGGGGCGATCGTTGGTGTTCTTGGATCGGTCAAGGCGCCGTGAAATGTGCTTTGCGGAACCCTGTTCGGTCCGCGCAGGAGGCAGGCGCGCGGCACTGCGGCCCGGTTCGGGTGGCCACCATCAGTCGGACTTGGCGCACCCCTTGGGGGGGCGCGCCTTCATCCGTCCAATTCAGTGTCAACGCTCCGCTGTTCAGCTGGCGAGCGCCTTTGCCGTCTCCGCGTATTCTTCGATCTGATCGAAGTTCATGTAGCGATAGACGTTCGCGGCATCACGGTTGATGATGCCCATGGCCTCGTGGTACTCGTCCACCGTCGGGATCTTGCCCAGCTTCGACGCGATGGCCGCCAACTCGGCAGAGGCGAGGAACACGTTCGTGTTCTTGCCCAGACGGTTGGGGAAGTTGCGCGTCGAGGTCGAGACCACCGTTGCACCTTCACGGACTTGTGCCTGGTTGCCCATACAAAGGCTGCAACCCGGCATTTCCGTGCGTGCACCGGCAGAGCCGAAAGCGGCGTAGTGCCCTTCTTTGACCAGCTCGTTCTGATCCATCTTGGTGGGCGGTGCGACCCACAGCTTGACCGGGATATCGCGTTGACCCTCGAGCAACCGCGCGGCAGCGCGGAAGTGGCCGATGTTGGTCATGCAAGAGCCGATGAATGCCTCGTCGATCTTGGTTCCGGCCACCGCGCTCAACAGCTTGGCATCGTCAGGATCATTGGGGCAGCACAACACCGGTTCGGTCAGTTCATTGAGGTCGATCTCAATGATGGCCGCGTATTCCGCGTCCTTGTCGGCTTCCAGTAGCTGCGGGTTGGCCAGCCAGGCTTCGACTGCTTGGATGCGACGCTCAAGCGTACGCTTGTCGGCATACCCATCAGCGATCATGTTCTTCATCAACACGACGTTGCTGCGCAGATACTCGATGACAGGCGCTTGGTCGAGTTTGATCGTGCAACCGGCTGCCGAGCGTTCCGCGCTGGCGTCCGAGAGCTCGAAGGCCTGTTCGACCTTCAGATCCGGCAAGCCTTCGATCTCGAGGATGCGACCGGAGAAGACGTTTTTCTTGCCCTGCTTGGCGACCGTCAACAGCCCTTGCTGGATCGCGTAATACGGAATGGCATGGACGAGGTCGCGCAGCGTGACACCCGGCTGCATGCTGCCCTTGAACCGCACCAGCACGGATTCGGGCATGTCCAGCGGCATCACGCCGGTTGCCGCCCCGAACGCGACCAGGCCCGAGCCGGCCGGGAAACTGATGCCGATCGGGAAGCGCGTGTGCGAGTCACCGCCCGTGCCGACGGTATCGGGCAACAGGAGGCGGTTCAGCCAGGAATGGATCACGCCGTCGCCGGGCCTCAGCGAGACGCCGCCGCGATTGCTGATGAACGTGGGGAGATCCCGGTGCGTCTTGACGTCCACGGGCTTCGGATAGGCCGCGGTGTGGCAGAAGCTCTGCATCACGAGATCCGCGCTGAAGCCAAGGCAGGCGAGGTCCTTCAACTCGTCGCGCGTCATCGGGCCGGTCGTGTCTTGCGAGCCGACCGTGGTCATCTTGGGCTCACAGTAGGTGCCAGGCCGCACGCCGTGACCCTCGGGCAGCCCGCAGGCGCGGCCGACCATCTTCTGCGCCAGCGTGAATCCCTTGCCGCTGTCTTCGGGGGACGTCGGCAAGCGGAACACCGTGGAAGTCGGCAGGCCGAGAAACTCGCGCGCTTTACCCGTCAGGCCGCGGCCAATGATCAGGTTGATGCGTCCGCCTGCGCGCACCTCGTCCAGCAGCACATCGCTTTTCAGGTTGAATTCGGCGATCGTTTGTCCGGCTTTGACAAGCTTGCCTTCGTACGGGCGAATCTCCACCACGTCGCCCATCTCAAGCATGGAGACATCGACCTCGATCGGCAGCGCACCGGAGTCTTCCTGCGTATTGAAGAAGATCGGCGCGATCTTGCCGCCAAGGGTGACCCCGCCAAAGCGCTTGTTGGGGACGAACGGGATGTCTTCGCCGGTGGCCCAGATGACGCTGTTGGTCGCGCTCTTGCGCGAAGAGCCGGTCCCCACGACGTCGCCAACGTAGGCGACGAGATGTCCCGTCTTCTTCAGGTCTTCGATGAACTGGATCGGCCCGCGCTTGCCGTCTTCCTCAGGCGTGAACGCTGCGCCTTCGCGCGTGTTCTTCAGCATCGCAAGCGAATGCAGCGGAATGTCGGGCCGGCTCCAGGCGTCCGGCGCGGGCGAGAGGTCATCCGTGTTGGTTTCACCGGGAACCTTGAACACCGTCACGGTGATCGAA includes these proteins:
- a CDS encoding ExeA family protein; the encoded protein is MRAEVMQHYGLTVPLNQAGYFETTHHQQLMKDIKGVIVEGRLIAVCGVVGCGKTMMLRRLQQAFEDEKRVTVSKSLAIEKHRIKLATFIAALFYDLSTEKQVRIPTQGEKRERDLRELVRKNKRSVALFVDEAHDLNGHTLTGLKRLMELVEDGGGRLSVILAGHPKLRNDLRRATMEEIGYRTDIFSLDGIVGSQREYICWLLGACAEDGADIESILTEEAVDLLATKLRTPLQIQLHLALAFDAGYLTGEKPVSAELVESVLSRQLDELEPTLTRHGYRVKDLVEQFDAKPAEIRALFTNSLDPVRAATLRDKMLAAGLPI
- a CDS encoding isocitrate/isopropylmalate dehydrogenase family protein, which codes for MRMLVLPCDGIGPEIVGAAMEVLKSADSVFKLNLAFDYDDVGFTSLEKYGTTLRDEVLAKAKTYDGIILGTQSHADYPAPDKGGRNVSAGFRIGLDLYANVRPARTRPFLTSNMREGRTMDLVIMREATEGFYPDRNMTQGWAELMPSPDMAISLRKITRHCSERIARRAFELAMKRKKKVTAIHKANSFHMTDGLFLECVHDVAKDFPEVRLDDLLVDASTAHLVRAPERFDVLVATNFYGDIISDLASELSGSLGLAGSMMASDTHCCAQAQHGSAPDIAGQDKANPVSMILSVAMLIQWMGEHHHNPAYLAAAQAMEAAVDSVLENPATRTPDLGGNCGCKAFGELVAKAIRAA
- the acnA gene encoding aconitate hydratase AcnA, which gives rise to MEHTCAPPEASISVSDVTYRYVDLPAMFGSALTRLPVVLRLLLENVIRNTQGEERQRAVNGVLRWLDTGTSEEEIAFQPNRVLMHDTTSTPALVDIAAMRDALAEAGADPAALNPVLPVDVSVDHSLAVEAYAQPDAAACNLQIEMRRNAERYRFLRWASNTLRGVRIHPPGTGIMHTINLEQLATVATVQTIDGARWLVPDTLIGTDSHTPMINGIGVLGWGVGGLEAQTVMFGMPVMQRIPDVIGVRLDGALPAGSSATDLALTVTKALRDIGVSGEFVEFFGTGVATLTAGERSVIANMAPEYGATTGFFPVDAQTLAYLRATGRTEHAIAQVEALHRRAGLWFDPDNTPRYTRVIEIDLRTVHLHVAGPHRPQDLLPYTETGRALSAVAARAQPGKTLPTHPVAIAAITSCTNTSDPAQLVAAGLVARRARERGLRVSAWVKTSLAPGSPAAAEYLKRAGLIDDLSAVGFDIVGFGCTTCIGNPGPLTAPIQQAMAHGETAPVAVLSGNRNFPGRVHPDLSLGFIMSPPLVIAFALAGDAALDLSRQPLQTAADGTPVYLRDLWPTREEIDALVRLGTSPTDYRRAFAVATANPMWAAIDAPTTARYPWDAHSTALRRPPFASLDAGGQLGEFDAHPLLVLGDDITTDHISPASAIPTDSFVADFLVARGDDHNDLNVFASRRGNWEVMVRAAFYNKTLVNLLAPDAPVAHTVHAPSGEVMPIHEAARRYHDEGASVVLLAGARYGTGSSRDWAAKGQRLLGIRAVIAVSFERIHRSNLIGMGILPLRFPAGVHPQALAIQPGDTVHLSALPERIEPRCTVPVRIQRADGRVETFEATAAVETQLETALLRRGGVIPSILGDTLAEPHSRASV
- a CDS encoding GntR family transcriptional regulator is translated as MKHDRPIATQIVELIQAEGLEVGAHLPAQMIADRLRVSRSPVNEALALLHEKGILLREKNRGYFVAKPVTAPASVVATELGLGEDDVVTRAYFRIADDRLKGLLPDAFAEQTIRTRYGLTITQLNSVLGRIAQEGWAERKPGYGWQFSTMLTTPDSLLQSYRLRLALEPAALLEPGYRLDPRVMERLRAAENHLLAGGIETDTADQLHDRGVRFHESLVEASGNAFFIDTIRRVNRVRRLLSYRSMQHRERYPEHAKQHLHILDLLERERNEAASDMMRAHLRHTLDAISKISNILAP
- the acnB gene encoding bifunctional aconitate hydratase 2/2-methylisocitrate dehydratase, which translates into the protein MLANYRQHVAERAALGIPPLPLNAQQVAELIELIKSPPPEEGSFLVELLTHRVPPGVDDAAKVKASFLAAVAHGDIKVELISKSTATQLLGTMVGGYNVHPLIELLDDADVGAIAAESLKKTLLMFDFFNDVALKAKDGNPHAKAVVQSWADAEWFTSRPEVASSITVTVFKVPGETNTDDLSPAPDAWSRPDIPLHSLAMLKNTREGAAFTPEEDGKRGPIQFIEDLKKTGHLVAYVGDVVGTGSSRKSATNSVIWATGEDIPFVPNKRFGGVTLGGKIAPIFFNTQEDSGALPIEVDVSMLEMGDVVEIRPYEGKLVKAGQTIAEFNLKSDVLLDEVRAGGRINLIIGRGLTGKAREFLGLPTSTVFRLPTSPEDSGKGFTLAQKMVGRACGLPEGHGVRPGTYCEPKMTTVGSQDTTGPMTRDELKDLACLGFSADLVMQSFCHTAAYPKPVDVKTHRDLPTFISNRGGVSLRPGDGVIHSWLNRLLLPDTVGTGGDSHTRFPIGISFPAGSGLVAFGAATGVMPLDMPESVLVRFKGSMQPGVTLRDLVHAIPYYAIQQGLLTVAKQGKKNVFSGRILEIEGLPDLKVEQAFELSDASAERSAAGCTIKLDQAPVIEYLRSNVVLMKNMIADGYADKRTLERRIQAVEAWLANPQLLEADKDAEYAAIIEIDLNELTEPVLCCPNDPDDAKLLSAVAGTKIDEAFIGSCMTNIGHFRAAARLLEGQRDIPVKLWVAPPTKMDQNELVKEGHYAAFGSAGARTEMPGCSLCMGNQAQVREGATVVSTSTRNFPNRLGKNTNVFLASAELAAIASKLGKIPTVDEYHEAMGIINRDAANVYRYMNFDQIEEYAETAKALAS